A portion of the Manihot esculenta cultivar AM560-2 chromosome 2, M.esculenta_v8, whole genome shotgun sequence genome contains these proteins:
- the LOC110609038 gene encoding disease resistance-like protein DSC1, which translates to MASGYAKYDVFLSSRGADTLHNFTGQLYTALCQQEIRTFIYSEFDRKDEVTPVTLQKIEQSKIALIIFSENYMNSTCCLDELVKILECKTTMGLVVLPVFYSVNPSDMYGIARRFDDVSVENSLKQDRDRLQKWRYALMEAANLSGWDSTTRSQSDLVDGIVKDILRKLSHMSSSNTERLFGIESHIEKLRGMLSTGSTGVSILGIWGMGGIGKTTIAEAIFNHISSEFDCCCFLANVREESENRGLVRLRNELFSRLLHKQNVYMGTPIIGNNFVINRLRRKKVLIVLDDVNNSKQLSYLVGEHNWFGPGSRIIITTRDKHLLQDGVDKTYEVKGLAYKYALQLFSWKAFEQDHPVEDNMKISNRILKYAKGVPLALKVLGSSLHNRSKKDWERTLSKLERTPNMEIQNVLRISYDELEDEEKDIFLDIACFFKRETRDDVTKILDGCGFSSDIGISVLIDKSLVSISNDRISMHDLVQEMGREIVRQESPEEPGNRSRLLQHKDIYHVLTNETGTDAVEGLSLDMSKLREVHLNPDAFAKMHRLRFLRFYSSLYRGGSESEDLTFPDLYGSRYYRDYKEGSNLQISEGLKSLSNQLRFLQWHMYPLRSLPSNFHPENLVELNMPHSKVEHLWDGVQNLVKLKRINLSYSHHLVEAPDLSQAIDLERMDFRGCTSLGEVPSSIRYLDKLDILELGGCKNLRRLPSNICLKSLRILTLSNCSSLSIFPEISWNLKELNLDGTAIEEVPSSIECFSRLVTLNMKNCARIKNLPDCICKLKSLQKLFLGGTSIKELPTSIESMSGLTLLYLQKCKNLVRLPNGVCNLKSLINLSLFGCSKLEKLPADLGKLHRLFEFEADETAINQLPSSVTFLNNLTELSFCGCKGEYSVNFPLPPLSGLSSLRNLYLRDRDLLEFPADITCLTLLETLGLSGNNFKSIPASIKNLVELRRLDLSYCKRLQSIPELPPHLIHFGAHGCTSLVTVSRTLAVLPKWLDSLNRHMFLFTNCSSLDQNALRNILADAKQKIQLMATTCQKLYWGFYPTPSVTFGFPGSDIPEWFSYQSIGTSVTIRLPQQWHHPKFLGFAFCIVVAFKEPYDGSFFSIRCESDYQDLYCHLDGWYCGQKGKLGLSFNGSDHLFMLYDHSLYLMAVKGDEGENDTSFRFHAVDKDKKPLHCCTVKKCGVRLLFPYEDKSCSSALIQGCTSFENFDVINEDNGKPMEEEGTFTKRYREDESCNRAESGGCEIGSSSEGRDPKRMKESCESNAGDPTRAELRAGKEMERIEL; encoded by the exons ATGGCTTCTGGGTATGCAAAATATGATGTATTCCTTAGTTCTAGAGGTGCAGATACTCTACATAATTTTACAGGACAATTGTATACTGCTTTGTGTCAGCAAGAAATTAGAACTTTTATATATAGTGAATTCGATAGGAAAGATGAAGTAACGCCGGTAACTTTGCAAAAAATTGAACAATCAAAGATTGCATTGATAATTTTCTCGGAAAACTATATGAATTCAACATGTTGCTTGGATGAACTTGTGAAGATACTTGAGTGCAAGACAACAATGGGACTAGTGGTTTTGCCGGTATTTTACTCTGTAAATCCATCAGACATGTATGGCATAGCTAGGAGGTTTGATGATGTGTCTGTGGAGAACAGTCTTAAACAGGACAGAGACAGGTTGCAGAAGTGGAGATATGCTTTGATGGAGGCTGCTAATCTATCTGGGTGGGATTCGACGACTAG GTCACAGTCTGACCTTGTAGATGGAATCGTTAAAGATATCTTGAGAAAATTGAGCCATATGTCCTCAAGCAATACTGAGAGGCTTTTTGGAATTGAATCACACATTGAGAAACTCAGAGGAATGTTATCCACTGGATCTACTGGAGTTTCTATCTTAGGTATTTGGGGTATGGGTGGAATAGGTAAGACCACCATTGCTGAAGCCATTTTCAATCATATCAGTAGTGAATTCGATTGTTGTTGCTTTCTTGCAAATGTTAGGGAAGAATCAGAGAATCGTGGCCTAGTTCGTCTGCGCAATGAACTTTTTTCTAGGTTACTTCATAAACAAAATGTTTATATGGGAACACCCATTATAGGAAATAATTTTGTAATCAACCGTCTTCGACGAAAGAAGGTTCTTATTGTTCTTGATGATGTGAATAACTCAAAGCAGTTAAGCTATTTAGTGGGCGAGCACAATTGGTTTGGTCCAGGAAGTAGGATAATCATAACTACTAGAGATAAACATTTACTTCAGGATGGAGTTGACAAGACATATGAAGTGAAGGGATTAGCATATAAATATGCTTTGCAGCTATTCAGTTGGAAAGCTTTTGAACAGGACCACCCAGTTGAAGACAACATGAAAATATCAAATAGGATATTAAAGTATGCAAAAGGTGTCCCATTAGCCTTAAAAGTTTTAGGTTCCTCTCTGCACAACAGAAGCAAAAAAGACTGGGAGAGGACATTGAGCAAATTGGAAAGAACACCAAATATGGAAATCCAAAATGTGTTGAGAATTAGTTATGATGAGCTAGAGGATGAAGAGAAAGATATATTTCTTGATATTGCATGTTTCTTTAAAAGAGAGACAAGAGATGATGTAACAAAGATACTAGATGGTTGTGGTTTCTCATCAGACATCGGAATCAGTGTTCTCATTGATAAGTCCCTTGTATCAATTTCAAATGATAGGATATCAATGCATGATTTGGTGCAGGAAATGGGTAGGGAAATTGTTcgccaagaatcccctgaagaGCCTGGCAATCGTAGCAGATTATTGCAACACAAGGATATTTATCATGTATTGACAAATGAAACG GGGACTGATGCAGTTGAAGGCTTATCACTAGATATGTCTAAGTTAAGGGAGGTGCATTTAAATCCAGATGCTTTTGCAAAAATGCATCGACTTAGATTTCTTAGATTCTATAGTTCTCTTTATCGTGGAGGCTCTGAGTCGGAGGACCTTACATTCCCTGATTTGTATGGTTCTCGCTATTATAGAGACTACAAAGAGGGAAGCAATTTGCAAATCTCTGAGGGCCTTAAATCTCTCTCTAATCAGTTGAGGTTTCTTCAGTGGCATATGTaccctttgaggtctttgccttcaAATTTTCATCCGGAGAATCTTGTGGAACTGAACATGCCTCATAGCAAGGTTGAGCATCTCTGGGATGGAGTTCAG AATCTTGTGAAGTTAAAACGGATTAATCTAAGTTACTCCCATCACTTAGTTGAAGCCCCTGACCTCTCACAAGCTATAGATCTGGAGAGAATGGATTTTAGAGGCTGTACAAGTCTGGGTGAGGTTCCCTCATCAATCCGGTATCTTGATAAGCTTGATATTCTGGAACTGGGAGGCTGCAAAAATCTTAGGAGATTACCAAGCAATATTTGTCTGAAATCTCTTAGAATTCTAACTCTCTCTAATTGCTCCAGCCTCAGCATTTTTCCAGAGATCTCATGGAATTTAAAAGAGTTAAATTTAGACGGGACTGCAATAGAAGAAGTGCCTTCATCCATCGAGTGCTTCTCTAGGCTTGTTACACTAAATATGAAAAACTGTGCAAGGATCAAGAATCTTCCAGACTGTATTTGTAAGTTGAAATCCCTTCAGAAGCTTTTTCTAGGTGGAACATCCATTAAAGAGCTACCTACATCAATTGAAAGTATGAGCGGGCTCACTTTATTATATCTGCAAAAGTGTAAAAACTTGGTGAGACTTCCTAATGGAGTCTGTAATTTGAAGTCCCTTATAAACCTCTCTCTCTTTGGCTGCTCGAAACTTGAAAAATTACCAGCAGACTTGGGGAAGTTGCATCGTTTATTTGAGTTTGAAGCAGATGAAACTGCTATAAATCAGTTGCCATCCTCCGTAACATTTTTGAACAACTTAACAGAACTATCCTTTTGTGGATGTAAAGGTGAATATTCTGTAAATTTTCCATTGCCTCCTTTATCAGGTTTAAGCTCTCTAAGAAATTTATATTTGAGGGATCGTGATCTCTTGGAATTCCCAGCAGATATTACCTGCTTAACATTATTGGAAACTTTAGGTTTAAGTGGAAACAATTTTAAGAGCATTCCTGCAAGTATCAAAAATCTTGTTGAGCTGCGACGTCTGGACTTAAGCTATTGCAAGAGGCTTCAATCTATACCAGAGCTTCCACCACatctgatacattttggtgccCATGGCTGCACTTCACTTGTAACAGTATCAAGAACATTGGctgttcttccaaagtggcttGATTCACTTAATCGCCATATGTTCCTATTTACAAATTGCTCCAGTTTGGATCAAAATGCACTCAGAAATATTCTGGCTGATGCTAAACAGAAAATTCAGCTTATGGCGACTACTTGTCAGAAACTTTACTGG GGTTTTTATCCAACGCCTTCAGTTACATTTGGTTTCCCTGGAAGTGATATTCCAGAATGGTTTAGCTATCAAAGTATTGGAACTTCAGTTACCATTAGGCTGCCTCAACAGTGGCATCATCCTAAGTTCTTGGGTTTTGCCTTCTGTATTGTTGTTGCATTCAAGGAACCTTATGATGGCTCATTTTTCAGTATCAGATGTGAGTCCGATTACCAAGATCTTTATTGCCATTTGGATGGTTGGTATTGTGGACAGAAGGGTAAACTCGGTCTCAGTTTTAATGGATCAGATCATCTCTTCATGCTGTATGACCACAGTCTATATCTTATGGCAGTTAAAGGTGATGAAGGAGAAAATGATACATCATTTAGGTTCCATGCTGTAGACAAGGACAAAAAACCCTTACATTGTTGCACTGTTAAAAAATGCGGTGTCCGTCTTCTGTTTCCCTATGAAGATAAATCCTGCAGTTCTGCCTTGATCCAAGGCTGTACTTCTTTTGAGAATTTTGATGTAATCAACGAAGATAATGGGAAACCAATGGAAGAAGAAGGCACATTTACTAAGAGATACCGGGAGGACGAAAGCTGCAATAGGGCTGAATCTGGTGGATGTGAAATTGGTAGCTCTAGCGAAGGGAGAGACCCTAAAAGGATGAAGGAATCATGTGAATCTAATGCAG GAGACCCTACGCGAGCAGAATTGAGAGCAGGCAAAGAAATGGAAAGAATTGAGCTTTGA
- the LOC110609041 gene encoding disease resistance-like protein DSC1 has product MASGCAKYDVFLSSRGADTPDNFTGQLYTALCQQEIRTFIDSEFDRKDEVTPVTLQKIEQSKIALIIFSENYMNSTCCLDELVKILECKTTMGLVVLPVFYSVNPSDMYDIARRFGDVSVENSLKQDRDRLQKWRYALMEAANLSGWVSTTRSQSDLVDGIVKDILRKLSHMSSSNTERLFGIESHIEKLRGMLSTGSTGVSVLGIWGMGGIGKTTIAEAIFNHISSEFDCCCFLANVREESENRGLVRLRNELFSRLLHKQNVYIGTPIIGNNFVSNRLRRKKVLIVLDDVNNSKQLSYLVGEHNWFGPGSRIIITTRDKHLLQDGVDKTYEVKGLAYKYALQLFSWKAFEQDHPVEDNMKISNTILKYAKGVPLALKVLGSSLHNRSKKDWERTLSKLERTPNMEIQNVLRISYDELEDEEKDIFLDIACFFKRETRDDLTKILDGCGFSSDIGISVLIDKSLVSISNDRISMHDLVQEMGREIVRQESPEEPGNRSRLLQHKDIYHVLTNETGTDAVEGLSLDMSKLREVRLNPDAFAKMHRLRFLRFYSSLYRGGSQSEDLTFPDLYGSHYYRDYKEGSNLQISEGLKSLSNQLRFLQWHMYPLRSLPSNFHPENLVELNMPHSKVEHLWDGVQNLVKLKRINLSYSHHLVEAPDLSQALDLERMDFSGCTSLGEVPSSIRYLDKLDILELGGCKNLRRLPSNICLKSLRILTLSNCSSLSIFPEISWNLKELNLDGTAIEEVPSSIECFSRLVKLNMKNCERLKNLPDCICKLKSLQELFLGGTSIKELPTSIESMSGLTLLYLQKCKNLVRLPNGVCNLKSLINLSLFGCSKLEKLPADLGKLHRLFEFKAGETAINQLPSSITFLNNLTELSFCGCKGEYSVNFPLPPLSGLSSLRNLYLRDRDLLEFPADITFLTLLETLGLSGNNFKSIPASIKNLVELRRLDLSYCKRLQSIPELPPHLIHFGAHGCTSLVTVSRTLAVLPKWLDSLNRHMFLFTNCSSLDQNALRNILADAKQKIQLMATACQKLYWGFYPTPSVTFGFPGSDIPEWFSYRSIGTSVTVRLPQQWHHPKFLGFAFCIVVAFKDSYDGSFFSIRCESDYQDLYCHLNGWYCGQNGKLGLSFNGSDHLFMLYDHSLYLMAVKGEEGENDTSFRFYAVDKDKKPLHCCTVKKCGVRLLFPYEDKSCSSALIQGCTSFENFDVINEDNGKPMEEEGTFTKRYRDDESCNRAESSGCEIGSPSEGRDPKRIKESCESNAGDLRDQN; this is encoded by the exons ATGGCTTCTGGGTGTGCAAAATATGATGTATTCCTTAGTTCTAGAGGTGCAGATACTCCAGATAATTTTACAGGACAATTGTATACTGCTTTGTGTCAGCAAGAAATTAGAACTTTTATAGATAGTGAATTCGATAGGAAAGATGAAGTAACGCCGGTAACTTTGCAAAAAATTGAACAATCAAAGATTGCACTGATAATTTTCTCGGAAAACTATATGAATTCAACATGTTGCTTGGATGAACTTGTGAAGATACTTGAGTGCAAGACAACAATGGGACTAGTGGTTTTGCCAGTATTTTACTCTGTAAATCCATCAGACATGTATGACATAGCTAGGAGGTTTGGTGATGTGTCTGTGGAGAACAGTCTTAAACAGGACAGAGACAGGTTGCAGAAGTGGAGATATGCTTTGATGGAGGCTGCTAATCTATCTGGGTGGGTTTCGACGACTAG GTCACAGTCTGACCTTGTAGATGGAATCGTTAAAGATATCTTGAGAAAATTGAGCCATATGTCCTCAAGCAATACTGAGAGGCTTTTTGGAATTGAATCACACATTGAGAAACTCAGAGGAATGTTATCCACTGGATCTACTGGAGTTTCTGTCTTAGGTATTTGGGGTATGGGTGGAATAGGTAAGACCACCATTGCTGAAGCCATTTTCAATCATATCAGTAGTGAATTCGATTGTTGTTGCTTTCTTGCAAATGTTAGGGAAGAATCAGAGAATCGTGGCCTAGTTCGTCTGCGCAATGAACTTTTTTCTAGGTTACTTCATAAACAAAATGTTTATATAGGAACACCCATTATAGGAAATAATTTTGTAAGCAACCGTCTTCGACGCAAGAAGGTTCTTATTGTTCTTGATGATGTGAATAACTCAAAGCAGTTGAGCTATTTAGTGGGCGAGCACAATTGGTTTGGTCCAGGAAGTAGGATAATCATAACGACTAGAGATAAACATTTACTTCAGGATGGAGTTGACAAGACATATGAAGTGAAGGGATTAGCATATAAATATGCTTTGCAGCTATTTAGTTGGAAAGCTTTTGAACAGGACCACCCAGTTGAAGACAACATGAAAATATCAAATACGATATTAAAGTATGCAAAAGGTGTCCCATTAGCCTTAAAAGTTTTAGGTTCCTCTCTGCACAACAGAAGCAAAAAGGACTGGGAGAGGACATTGAGCAAATTGGAAAGAACACCAAATATGGAAATCCAAAATGTGTTGAGAATTAGTTATGATGAGCTAGAGGATGAAGAGAAAGATATATTTCTTGATATTGCATGTTTCTTTAAGAGAGAGACGAGAGATGATCTGACAAAGATACTAGATGGTTGTGGTTTCTCATCAGACATCGGAATCAGTGTTCTCATTGATAAGTCCCTTGTATCAATTTCAAATGATAGGATATCAATGCATGATTTGGTGCAGGAAATGGGTAGGGAAATTGTTcgccaagaatcccctgaagaGCCTGGCAATCGTAGCAGATTATTGCAACACAAGGATATTTATCATGTATTGACAAATGAAACG GGGACTGATGCAGTTGAAGGCTTATCACTAGATATGTCTAAGTTAAGGGAGGTGCGTTTAAATCCAGATGCTTTTGCAAAAATGCATCGACTTAGATTTCTTAGATTCTATAGTTCTCTTTATCGTGGAGGCTCTCAGTCGGAGGACCTTACATTCCCAGATTTGTATGGTTCTCACTATTATAGAGACTACAAAGAGGGAAGCAATTTGCAAATATCTGAGGGCCTTAAATCTCTCTCTAATCAGTTGAGGTTTCTTCAGTGGCATATGTaccctttgaggtctttgccttcaAATTTTCATCCGGAGAACCTTGTGGAACTGAACATGCCTCATAGCAAGGTTGAACATCTCTGGGATGGAGTTCAG AATCTTGTGAAGTTAAAACGGATTAATCTAAGTTACTCCCATCACTTAGTTGAAGCCCCTGACCTCTCACAAGCTCTAGATCTGGAGAGAATGGATTTTAGTGGCTGTACAAGTCTGGGTGAGGTTCCCTCATCAATCCGGTATCTTGATAAGCTTGATATTCTGGAACTGGGAGGCTGCAAAAATCTTAGGAGATTACCAAGCAATATTTGTCTGAAATCTCTTAGAATTCTAACTCTGTCTAATTGCTCCAGCCTCAGCATTTTTCCAGAGATCTCATGGAATTTAAAAGAGTTAAATTTAGACGGGACTGCAATAGAAGAAGTGCCTTCATCCATCGAGTGCTTCTCTAGGCTTGTTAAACTAAATATGAAAAACTGTGAAAGGCTCAAGAATCTTCCAGACTGTATTTGTAAGTTGAAATCCCTTCAGGAGCTTTTTTTAGGTGGAACATCCATTAAAGAGCTACCTACATCAATTGAAAGTATGAGCGGGCTCACTTTATTATATCTGCAAAAGTGTAAAAACTTGGTGAGACTTCCTAATGGAGTCTGTAATTTGAAGTCCCTTATAAACCTCTCTCTCTTTGGCTGCTCGAAACTTGAAAAATTACCAGCAGACTTGGGGAAGTTGCATCGTTTATTTGAGTTTAAAGCAGGTGAAACTGCTATAAATCAGTTGCCATCCTCCATAACATTTTTGAACAACTTAACAGAACTATCCTTTTGTGGATGTAAAGGTGAATATTCTGTAAATTTTCCATTGCCTCCTTTATCAGGTTTAAGCTCTCTAAGAAATTTATATTTGAGGGACCGGGATCTCTTGGAATTCCCAGCAGATATTACCTTCTTAACATTATTGGAAACTTTAGGTTTAAGTGGAAACAATTTTAAGAGCATTCCTGCAAGTATCAAAAATCTTGTTGAGCTGCGACGTCTCGACTTAAGCTATTGCAAGAGGCTTCAATCTATACCAGAGCTTCCACCACatctgatacattttggtgccCATGGCTGCACTTCACTTGTAACAGTATCAAGAACATTGGctgttcttccaaagtggcttGATTCACTTAATCGCCATATGTTCCTATTTACAAATTGCTCCAGTTTGGATCAAAATGCACTCAGAAATATTCTGGCTGATGCTAAACAGAAAATTCAGCTTATGGCGACTGCTTGTCAGAAACTTTACTGG GGTTTTTATCCAACGCCTTCGGTTACATTTGGTTTTCCTGGGAGTGATATTCCAGAATGGTTTAGCTATCGAAGTATTGGAACTTCAGTTACCGTTAGGCTGCCTCAACAGTGGCATCATCCTAAGTTCTTGGGTTTTGCCTTCTGTATTGTTGTTGCATTCAAAGATTCTTATGATGGCTCATTTTTCAGTATAAGATGTGAGTCCGATTACCAAGATCTTTATTGCCATTTGAATGGTTGGTATTGTGGACAGAATGGTAAACTCGGTCTCAGTTTTAATGGATCAGATCATCTCTTCATGCTGTATGACCACAGTCTATATCTTATGGCAGTTAAAGGTGAGGAAGGAGAAAATGATACATCATTTAGGTTCTATGCTGTAGACAAGGACAAAAAACCCTTACATTGTTGCACTGTTAAAAAATGCGGTGTCCGTCTTCTGTTTCCCTATGAAGATAAATCCTGCAGTTCTGCCTTGATCCAAGGCTGTACTTCTTTTGAGAATTTTGATGTAATCAACGAAGATAATGGGAAACCAATGGAAGAAGAAGGCACATTTACTAAGAGATACCGGGATGACGAAAGCTGCAATAGGGCTGAATCTAGTGGATGTGAAATTGGTAGCCCTAGCGAAGGGAGAGACCCTAAAAGGATAAAGGAATCATGTGAATCTAATGCAG GAGACCTACGCGATCAGAATTGA